One segment of Geomonas ferrireducens DNA contains the following:
- the recR gene encoding recombination mediator RecR has protein sequence MLHFSGSLTRLVGELKKLPGVGEKSALRLAFHLLKYPGNIEALAESLMQVKERVRFCSVCFAITEDDPCWICSGERDAATLCVVEEPQDLLALERSRAFRGRYHVLQGALSPLNGVTPRDLRIAELMQRLEGGEVREVLIATNFSVEGEATALYLTRMIKPLGIKVTRLAHGIPIGSDLEYVDAATVQRAVEGRSEL, from the coding sequence ATGCTACATTTTTCGGGCTCGCTGACCAGGCTGGTAGGAGAATTGAAGAAACTGCCTGGCGTCGGTGAAAAAAGTGCCTTGCGGCTCGCGTTTCATCTGCTTAAATATCCCGGCAATATCGAGGCCTTAGCCGAGAGCCTCATGCAGGTGAAGGAAAGGGTCCGTTTTTGTTCCGTCTGTTTTGCCATCACCGAGGACGATCCCTGCTGGATCTGCTCCGGTGAGCGGGACGCCGCCACGCTCTGCGTGGTCGAGGAGCCGCAGGACCTGCTTGCACTGGAGAGAAGCCGCGCCTTTCGCGGCCGTTACCACGTGCTGCAGGGCGCTCTTTCACCGTTAAACGGCGTTACACCGCGTGACCTCAGGATCGCAGAGCTTATGCAGCGGCTTGAGGGGGGCGAGGTAAGGGAGGTGCTGATCGCCACCAACTTCAGTGTTGAAGGGGAGGCGACCGCTCTCTACCTGACCAGGATGATCAAGCCTTTGGGGATCAAGGTGACGCGTCTGGCGCACGGCATCCCCATCGGAAGCGATCTGGAATACGTGGATGCGGCGACGGTGCAGCGGGCGGTGGAGGGACGGTCGGAGCTGTGA
- a CDS encoding YbaB/EbfC family nucleoid-associated protein, with protein sequence MSKGLAQIMKQAQMMQQKMGKLQEEAAERTAEVTTGGGAVTVVVNGKNQVLSLVIKKEAVDPEDVEMLQDLVMTAVNEALKKVHQAMSEEMSKITGGLSIPGLF encoded by the coding sequence ATGTCTAAAGGTTTGGCGCAGATCATGAAACAAGCGCAGATGATGCAGCAGAAGATGGGAAAGCTGCAGGAAGAGGCGGCGGAGCGCACCGCCGAAGTGACCACCGGCGGCGGTGCCGTAACGGTGGTTGTTAACGGCAAGAACCAGGTGCTTTCCCTGGTGATCAAGAAAGAGGCGGTCGATCCGGAAGACGTCGAGATGCTGCAGGACCTGGTGATGACCGCCGTGAACGAGGCGCTCAAGAAGGTGCACCAGGCGATGTCTGAAGAGATGAGCAAGATCACCGGCGGCCTGAGCATTCCGGGACTGTTCTAG
- the dnaX gene encoding DNA polymerase III subunit gamma/tau, with product MSYLVLARKWRPQTFSDLVGQEHVSQTLKNAIDGGRVAHAFLFTGARGVGKTSSARILAKALNCESGLTVEPCNSCATCLEITDGNSVDVFEIDGASNTGVDDIRELRDNIKYLPSRSRYKIFIIDEVHMLTTNAFNALLKTLEEPPPHVKFIFATTEPHKVPITILSRCQRFDFKRIALPRIVSRLRYIVDQEGVQISDEALAVVARKGDGSMRDSLSTLDQVLAFCGDSVADADVAALLGVVDRRLIMDGCRAVLDSDVKGALEIVAQVDSFGYSMRQFCHELINQFRNIAILKAVGEPGELLELSDAELAELRGFGEKSAQQDLQRHLSILLKSEAEMAHAGFPRLILEMALMKMAALAPAIPVQELLRRLDTLEQGGPVPQRSEASRPSAPASRPAPQHAAPARPAAAPVAAAPATATASHTSHASHSAPPAQAAAAAATTGFAGAATADLWSGFVRAVKAKKPMLGGALEEVYPVKVSQGHLEIGCLQGSFQLTRLQDPDQINELKGLAQAHFGVPTQIKVVALSAPPSDAAPTLSEKKSLEDAERKATLRREAEAHPLVAAAVEMFDGEIAEVQELPRKEATKS from the coding sequence TTGTCCTATCTCGTTCTCGCTAGAAAATGGCGCCCCCAGACCTTCAGCGACCTGGTCGGCCAGGAGCACGTCAGTCAGACCCTGAAAAACGCCATCGACGGCGGCAGGGTGGCCCACGCCTTTCTTTTCACCGGCGCACGCGGCGTCGGCAAGACCAGTTCCGCGCGCATCCTGGCGAAGGCGCTCAACTGCGAGAGCGGGCTGACTGTCGAGCCGTGCAACAGCTGTGCGACCTGCCTCGAAATCACCGATGGGAACTCGGTCGACGTTTTCGAAATCGACGGCGCCTCGAATACCGGCGTCGACGACATCCGCGAGCTGCGGGACAACATCAAGTACCTGCCGTCCCGTTCGCGCTACAAGATCTTCATCATCGACGAAGTGCACATGCTCACCACCAACGCCTTCAACGCGCTGTTGAAGACGCTGGAGGAGCCCCCGCCGCACGTCAAGTTCATCTTCGCCACCACCGAACCGCACAAGGTCCCGATCACCATCCTCTCGCGCTGCCAGCGCTTCGATTTCAAGAGGATCGCGCTGCCGCGCATCGTCTCGAGGCTGCGCTACATCGTGGACCAGGAGGGGGTGCAGATCTCCGACGAGGCGCTCGCCGTGGTGGCGAGAAAGGGCGACGGGAGCATGCGCGACTCGCTCTCGACGCTCGATCAGGTGCTCGCCTTCTGCGGTGATTCCGTAGCAGATGCCGACGTGGCCGCGCTGCTGGGCGTCGTGGATCGGCGTCTCATCATGGACGGCTGCCGCGCGGTGCTCGACAGCGACGTGAAGGGGGCGCTCGAGATCGTGGCCCAGGTGGATTCCTTCGGCTACAGCATGCGCCAGTTCTGCCATGAGCTCATCAACCAGTTTAGGAACATCGCCATCCTGAAGGCGGTGGGCGAGCCGGGAGAGCTTCTGGAGCTCTCCGACGCCGAGCTCGCCGAGTTGCGCGGTTTCGGCGAGAAGAGCGCGCAGCAGGATCTGCAGCGTCACCTGAGCATCCTGCTGAAGAGCGAGGCCGAGATGGCCCACGCCGGTTTCCCGCGCCTGATCCTGGAGATGGCGCTGATGAAGATGGCGGCTCTCGCGCCGGCGATTCCCGTGCAGGAGCTTCTGCGCCGGTTGGACACCCTGGAGCAGGGAGGCCCCGTGCCGCAGCGCAGCGAAGCGTCGCGCCCCTCCGCCCCGGCGTCGCGTCCGGCACCGCAGCACGCCGCCCCGGCGCGTCCCGCAGCCGCCCCCGTCGCCGCCGCGCCTGCGACTGCAACGGCGTCCCATACTTCCCATGCCTCCCATTCGGCCCCGCCTGCCCAGGCCGCTGCAGCCGCAGCAACCACCGGTTTCGCCGGCGCCGCCACCGCCGACCTCTGGAGCGGTTTCGTCCGTGCCGTGAAGGCGAAGAAACCCATGCTTGGCGGTGCCCTGGAGGAGGTCTACCCGGTTAAGGTGTCCCAGGGGCACCTGGAAATCGGCTGTCTGCAGGGGAGCTTCCAACTGACCCGCCTGCAGGACCCCGACCAGATCAACGAGTTGAAGGGGCTTGCCCAGGCGCACTTCGGGGTGCCGACCCAAATCAAGGTGGTCGCGCTCAGCGCGCCCCCTTCCGATGCCGCCCCGACCCTTTCGGAAAAAAAAAGCCTTGAAGATGCCGAGCGAAAGGCAACCCTGAGGCGCGAGGCCGAGGCACACCCGCTGGTGGCCGCCGCGGTGGAGATGTTCGACGGCGAAATCGCCGAGGTGCAGGAATTACCGCGAAAAGAAGCGACAAAATCATAA
- the mfd gene encoding transcription-repair coupling factor gives MTMPVPQYLKQLSEKLSASSCQVSVAGLEGSAPAYLLSRLAAGGAPPLIVLTADQESADEITRELRFFSSHPETVLPLPAWDVTPFEAASPHPDIVGERLNALVRLMDGAVRALVLPVASAMQRVIPRDTLGGVCQYLVAGEELERESLVEKLVKLGYSHVPLVEDRGTFSVRGGILDIYPPDREMPVRIEFFGDMVETMRLFDPVTQRSLEALPELVLLPSREVILSAEVVKELAPRLKRRCDHLGIGADRRRELLDQLQHAIYPPGVDFLQPLFHPGLQTVFDYVGEGAVRVLVDPEAIREAAERFREELDSAVRRAELRDAITGDPAELYLADDDFERLLLAGRRLEFPRLEIEGEGGEKLRLKCAGNQDLKLDATPEGERVLAPLTEKMVGWIAAGNRVLVPCHQAGQARRLYELLSHYRMPLEHSSDRFEVAAGRPPGRVEIVIGEISRGFRLEEERLVVVAEEEIFGKRVKRRGLSEAKKKQLLTSLAELKPGDHMVHVDFGVALYRGLEHLSLTGLEGDFLLLEYAGGDKLYLPVDRINLVQRYVGAEGIEPRLDKLGGAGWEKAKAKARAEIEEMAAELLKIHAAREVQQGYRYSPADDMYRAFEAAFAFEETPDQAAAIDQVIADMESTRPMDRLVCGDVGYGKTEVAMRAAFKATLDGKQVAILVPTTVLAQQHAESFAARFKEYPVRVEMLSRFRTAQQQREILEGVKKGDVDVVIGTHRLLQKDVVFKDLGLLIVDEEQRFGVAHKERLKQFRAVVDILTLTATPIPRTLYMSLMGIRDLSIIDTPPVDRLAIKTFVSRSSDELIREAVLRELRRGGQVFFVHNRVQTIGAMAEELKRIVPEAKIAVGHGQMAEKELEQVMLSFMHGETNLLLCTTIIESGLDIPTANTLIVNRADTFGLAQLYQLRGRVGRSKTRAYAYLLIPGEGSISTDARERLKIIQELTELGAGFRIATHDLEIRGAGDLLGARQSGDIAAVGFELYTELLDEAVRTLKGEELPERVEPEIKLKVPAFIPEEYVRDPNQRLMIYKKLTQPADEAEIDDIKEELADRFGPLPPAALYLIEVMRLRVGLKRLLVKEIELAGNEIALAFHERTPVSPDAITGLLRKEKGKYRFTPDFRLYVRVADSSFDGVLAEARNVLKCLV, from the coding sequence ATGACCATGCCCGTACCGCAGTATCTGAAACAGCTTAGCGAGAAGCTCTCGGCTTCCTCCTGCCAGGTGAGCGTGGCGGGGCTCGAGGGTTCGGCCCCGGCCTACCTCCTCTCCCGGCTCGCCGCCGGCGGTGCTCCGCCGCTCATCGTCCTCACTGCCGATCAGGAAAGCGCCGACGAGATCACCCGCGAGCTCCGCTTCTTCTCGTCGCACCCCGAGACCGTGCTCCCCCTCCCCGCCTGGGACGTCACCCCCTTCGAGGCGGCCTCGCCGCACCCCGACATCGTGGGGGAACGCCTGAACGCCCTGGTGCGCCTCATGGACGGCGCGGTCCGCGCCCTCGTCCTCCCGGTGGCAAGCGCCATGCAGCGGGTGATCCCGCGCGACACGCTCGGGGGGGTGTGCCAATACCTCGTGGCAGGCGAGGAGCTCGAGCGTGAAAGCCTGGTCGAGAAGCTCGTGAAGCTCGGCTACTCCCACGTTCCCCTGGTCGAGGACCGGGGCACCTTCTCAGTACGCGGCGGCATCCTCGACATCTACCCTCCCGACCGGGAGATGCCGGTCAGGATCGAGTTCTTCGGCGACATGGTCGAGACCATGCGGCTTTTCGATCCGGTGACCCAGCGCTCGCTCGAAGCGCTCCCGGAACTGGTGCTGCTCCCCTCCCGCGAGGTGATCCTTTCGGCGGAGGTGGTGAAGGAGCTGGCCCCCAGACTGAAGCGGCGATGCGACCACCTGGGGATCGGCGCGGACCGGCGCCGGGAGCTCCTAGATCAGCTGCAGCATGCCATCTACCCGCCGGGGGTCGACTTCCTGCAGCCTCTTTTCCACCCGGGACTGCAGACCGTCTTCGACTACGTAGGCGAAGGAGCCGTGCGCGTCCTCGTCGATCCCGAGGCGATACGCGAGGCGGCTGAGCGTTTCCGCGAGGAGCTCGACAGCGCGGTCCGGCGCGCCGAACTGCGTGACGCCATCACGGGCGACCCCGCCGAACTCTACCTGGCCGACGACGACTTCGAACGCCTCCTTCTTGCCGGGCGCCGCCTCGAGTTCCCGCGCCTTGAGATCGAGGGGGAAGGGGGCGAGAAGCTCCGCCTCAAATGTGCGGGGAACCAGGACCTGAAACTCGACGCCACCCCGGAAGGGGAGCGGGTGCTGGCGCCTCTCACCGAGAAGATGGTGGGATGGATCGCGGCGGGAAACCGCGTGCTCGTCCCCTGCCACCAGGCGGGACAGGCACGCAGGCTCTACGAGCTCCTCTCCCACTACCGGATGCCGCTTGAGCACTCCTCCGACCGCTTCGAGGTCGCGGCGGGACGCCCACCGGGGCGTGTCGAGATCGTCATCGGCGAGATCTCGCGCGGCTTCCGCCTCGAGGAGGAGCGCCTGGTCGTGGTCGCCGAGGAGGAGATCTTCGGCAAGAGGGTGAAGCGGCGCGGCCTCTCCGAGGCGAAGAAAAAGCAGCTCCTCACCTCGCTCGCCGAGCTGAAGCCCGGCGACCACATGGTGCACGTCGACTTCGGCGTCGCCCTTTACCGCGGGCTGGAGCACCTGAGCCTCACCGGTCTGGAGGGGGACTTCCTGCTCCTCGAGTACGCTGGAGGGGACAAGCTCTACCTCCCGGTGGACCGCATCAACCTGGTGCAGCGCTACGTGGGCGCCGAAGGTATCGAGCCGAGGCTCGACAAGCTTGGCGGGGCGGGATGGGAGAAGGCGAAGGCGAAGGCCCGCGCCGAGATCGAGGAGATGGCCGCCGAACTTCTGAAGATCCACGCCGCGCGCGAGGTGCAGCAGGGTTACCGCTACTCCCCGGCCGACGACATGTACCGCGCCTTCGAGGCGGCCTTCGCCTTCGAGGAGACCCCGGACCAGGCAGCCGCCATCGACCAGGTCATCGCCGACATGGAGAGCACCCGCCCCATGGACCGCCTGGTCTGCGGCGACGTAGGCTACGGCAAGACCGAGGTGGCCATGCGTGCCGCCTTCAAGGCGACCCTGGACGGCAAGCAGGTGGCAATCCTGGTCCCGACCACGGTCCTCGCCCAGCAGCACGCCGAGAGTTTCGCGGCGCGTTTCAAGGAGTACCCGGTCCGCGTGGAGATGCTGTCGCGTTTTCGCACCGCGCAGCAGCAAAGGGAGATCCTCGAGGGTGTGAAAAAGGGGGACGTGGACGTCGTCATCGGCACGCACCGCCTCCTGCAGAAGGACGTCGTCTTCAAGGACCTGGGTCTTCTCATCGTCGACGAGGAGCAGCGCTTCGGTGTCGCGCACAAGGAGCGACTCAAGCAGTTCCGCGCCGTGGTGGACATCCTCACCCTCACCGCGACCCCGATCCCGCGCACCCTTTACATGTCGCTCATGGGGATACGCGACCTCTCAATCATCGACACCCCGCCGGTGGACCGGCTCGCCATTAAGACCTTCGTCTCCCGCTCCTCGGACGAGCTGATCCGCGAGGCGGTGCTGAGGGAGCTTAGGCGCGGCGGCCAGGTCTTCTTCGTGCACAACCGGGTGCAGACCATAGGCGCCATGGCCGAGGAGCTGAAGCGCATCGTGCCGGAAGCGAAGATCGCGGTCGGGCACGGGCAGATGGCCGAGAAGGAGCTGGAGCAGGTGATGCTCTCCTTCATGCACGGCGAGACCAACCTCCTTCTGTGCACCACCATCATCGAGAGCGGCCTCGACATCCCGACCGCCAACACCCTCATCGTGAACCGCGCCGACACCTTCGGCCTCGCGCAGCTCTACCAGTTGCGCGGCAGGGTCGGCCGCTCCAAGACCCGCGCCTACGCCTACCTACTCATCCCGGGAGAAGGGTCGATCTCCACGGACGCGCGCGAGCGGCTGAAGATCATCCAGGAGCTCACCGAGCTGGGGGCCGGCTTCCGCATCGCCACCCACGACCTCGAGATCCGCGGCGCCGGCGACCTTTTGGGCGCGCGGCAAAGCGGGGACATCGCAGCGGTCGGCTTCGAGCTTTACACTGAGCTCCTGGACGAGGCGGTGCGCACCTTGAAGGGGGAGGAACTCCCGGAGCGGGTCGAGCCGGAGATCAAGCTCAAGGTCCCCGCCTTCATCCCGGAGGAGTACGTCAGGGACCCGAACCAGCGCCTCATGATCTACAAGAAACTCACGCAGCCCGCCGACGAGGCGGAGATCGACGACATCAAGGAGGAGCTCGCCGACCGCTTCGGACCGCTCCCCCCGGCGGCGCTCTACCTCATCGAGGTCATGCGCCTGCGCGTCGGGCTGAAGCGGCTCCTCGTCAAGGAGATCGAGCTCGCCGGCAACGAGATCGCCCTCGCCTTCCACGAGAGGACCCCGGTTTCCCCCGACGCCATCACCGGCCTCTTACGCAAAGAGAAGGGAAAATACCGGTTTACGCCGGACTTCCGGCTCTACGTCCGGGTCGCCGACAGCTCCTTCGACGGGGTGCTGGCGGAGGCCAGAAATGTCTTGAAATGCTTAGTCTGA
- a CDS encoding peptidylprolyl isomerase, producing the protein MQFSKSATILLLALCVAVTGCKKEAATGAKQEGPGKGVVLAEVNGATITDNDFYKEQAALPPYLKPMTETPEGKKEMVDTMVVRELIMQQAQKEGIDKSPDVAARLEDLKKRVIVEAFLKKKVEEIGKVTDAEMQDYYNKNKDKFQTGAQIRASHILVKSEDQAKDIEKQLKGGANFEDLAKKFSIDGAAQKGGDLGWFGKGSMIPDFEKVAFGLKEGQTSGIVKTQFGYHIIKVTGQRPAGPRSLEEVKDQIKAALLPEKQQETFKKLKDDLKKQAKISVKEDALKGLKGPEGAKEGAQPAAGQPAQAK; encoded by the coding sequence GTGCAATTCAGCAAATCTGCCACCATACTTTTACTCGCTCTCTGCGTTGCCGTGACCGGCTGCAAGAAAGAGGCGGCCACCGGGGCGAAACAGGAAGGCCCGGGCAAAGGGGTCGTCCTCGCCGAGGTGAATGGCGCCACCATCACGGACAACGATTTCTACAAAGAGCAGGCCGCTCTTCCCCCGTACCTGAAGCCGATGACCGAGACCCCGGAAGGGAAGAAGGAAATGGTCGACACCATGGTGGTGCGCGAGCTGATCATGCAGCAGGCACAGAAGGAAGGGATCGACAAGAGCCCGGACGTCGCCGCACGCCTGGAAGACCTGAAAAAGCGCGTCATCGTAGAGGCATTCCTGAAGAAGAAGGTCGAAGAGATCGGCAAGGTCACCGACGCCGAGATGCAGGACTACTACAACAAGAACAAGGACAAGTTCCAGACCGGCGCACAGATCAGGGCGAGCCACATCCTGGTGAAGTCCGAGGATCAGGCAAAGGACATCGAGAAGCAGCTTAAGGGCGGCGCGAACTTCGAGGACCTGGCCAAGAAGTTCTCCATCGACGGCGCAGCCCAGAAAGGCGGCGATCTCGGCTGGTTCGGCAAAGGCTCCATGATCCCCGACTTCGAAAAGGTCGCTTTCGGCCTGAAAGAAGGGCAGACCTCCGGCATCGTGAAGACCCAGTTCGGCTACCATATCATCAAGGTGACCGGCCAGCGCCCCGCCGGCCCGCGCTCCCTCGAAGAGGTGAAGGACCAGATCAAGGCGGCCCTCCTCCCGGAGAAGCAGCAGGAGACCTTCAAGAAACTGAAGGATGACCTGAAGAAGCAGGCGAAGATCAGCGTGAAGGAAGATGCGCTGAAAGGGCTCAAGGGACCTGAGGGTGCCAAAGAGGGCGCACAGCCGGCAGCCGGCCAGCCCGCCCAGGCGAAATAG
- a CDS encoding peptidylprolyl isomerase produces MAKIIMACTLLALLAVSPFPSQAKQISGIAAVVNDEVITTLDLDKEYAQMLKESEKLPPAEKMGLRSAALNRLVDKKLVEQKIRELDIKVGEDELRASIEDVKKQNNLTQEALEQALAAQGLTFPQYKAQLKEQLERMRLMSQEVRSKIQVGEREMREYYDAHRDSYGGAETFHARHIFFKLDSKAKPEDAAATEKLANDVLAKARAGEDFAALAKKYSQDPAAAKDGGDLGSFKKSDMLPEIGDTVAAMKPGEVSSIVRSPAGLHIIKLEQKNREAGRPFEEVKDSIEELLYKKKSDERFNQWVKDLRNAASIDIKQP; encoded by the coding sequence ATGGCTAAGATCATCATGGCCTGCACCCTGCTGGCCCTCCTGGCAGTATCCCCCTTCCCCTCCCAGGCAAAACAGATCAGCGGCATCGCTGCCGTCGTCAACGACGAGGTGATCACCACCCTCGACCTCGACAAGGAATACGCCCAGATGCTGAAGGAGAGCGAGAAGCTCCCGCCGGCGGAGAAGATGGGGCTCAGAAGCGCGGCGCTGAACCGGCTCGTGGACAAGAAGCTGGTCGAGCAGAAGATCCGCGAGCTGGACATCAAGGTAGGCGAAGATGAACTGCGCGCTTCTATCGAGGACGTCAAGAAGCAGAACAACCTGACCCAGGAGGCGCTGGAACAGGCGCTGGCCGCCCAGGGACTCACCTTCCCGCAGTACAAGGCGCAGTTGAAGGAGCAGTTGGAGCGTATGCGGCTCATGAGCCAGGAGGTCCGTTCCAAGATCCAGGTGGGTGAACGTGAGATGCGCGAGTACTACGACGCGCATCGCGACAGCTACGGCGGCGCCGAGACCTTCCACGCCCGGCACATCTTCTTCAAGCTCGATTCCAAAGCGAAACCGGAAGATGCCGCCGCCACCGAGAAGCTCGCGAACGACGTGCTCGCGAAGGCGCGCGCGGGCGAGGACTTCGCCGCCCTCGCCAAGAAGTACTCCCAGGATCCCGCCGCAGCCAAGGACGGGGGAGACTTAGGCAGCTTCAAGAAGAGCGACATGCTGCCCGAAATCGGCGACACCGTCGCCGCCATGAAGCCTGGCGAGGTGAGCTCCATCGTGCGCAGCCCGGCCGGACTGCACATCATCAAGCTGGAGCAGAAGAACCGCGAGGCGGGCCGTCCCTTCGAGGAGGTCAAGGACTCCATCGAGGAGCTGCTCTACAAGAAGAAATCGGACGAGCGCTTCAACCAGTGGGTGAAGGACCTCCGTAACGCAGCCAGCATCGACATCAAGCAGCCCTAG
- a CDS encoding DnaJ C-terminal domain-containing protein gives MAQRDYYEVLGLKKGASADEIKRAYRKLAVKYHPDKNPGNKEAEERFKEINEAYAVLSDPQKKEQFDQFGSTNFHQRFSQEDIFRGFNVDDMFRDQGFGTDDIFSRIFGDAMRRQRGGRGRPAARGEDFSMELQVTFRDAYDGAEKRVAFMRDGSREELSVKVLAGIENGARLRVAGRGGPGRMGGPSGDLYLTVLVSADPLFQREGNDIVLNHEVRFSEAVLGGQIEVPTMQGTKRIRIPAGIQSGTKVRLKGLGFPLMGGAGRGDMYVRVAVHVPEKLTARQRELVEQLAAEGL, from the coding sequence ATGGCACAAAGAGATTACTACGAGGTGCTCGGCCTGAAAAAAGGGGCCTCGGCCGATGAAATCAAGCGGGCCTACCGCAAGCTCGCGGTGAAATACCACCCGGACAAGAACCCGGGGAACAAAGAGGCCGAGGAGCGCTTCAAGGAGATCAACGAGGCGTACGCCGTCCTCTCCGACCCGCAGAAGAAGGAGCAGTTCGACCAGTTCGGTTCCACCAACTTCCACCAGCGCTTCTCGCAGGAGGATATCTTCAGGGGCTTCAACGTGGACGACATGTTCCGCGACCAGGGGTTCGGCACGGACGACATCTTCTCGCGCATCTTCGGGGACGCCATGCGGCGCCAGCGCGGCGGCCGCGGCAGGCCGGCCGCAAGGGGCGAGGACTTCTCCATGGAGCTCCAGGTCACCTTCCGGGACGCCTACGACGGCGCGGAGAAGCGGGTCGCCTTCATGCGCGACGGCTCCCGCGAGGAGCTGTCGGTGAAGGTTCTCGCCGGAATAGAAAACGGCGCGCGGCTGAGGGTGGCGGGGCGCGGCGGGCCGGGGCGCATGGGCGGGCCTTCCGGGGACCTCTACCTGACCGTGCTGGTCAGCGCGGATCCCCTGTTCCAACGCGAGGGTAACGATATCGTGCTGAACCACGAGGTGCGCTTCTCCGAGGCGGTCCTCGGGGGGCAGATCGAGGTGCCGACCATGCAGGGGACAAAGCGGATCAGGATCCCGGCCGGCATCCAGTCCGGCACCAAGGTGCGTCTCAAGGGGCTCGGCTTCCCGTTGATGGGCGGGGCGGGGCGCGGCGACATGTACGTGCGGGTCGCGGTGCACGTGCCGGAAAAGCTGACCGCACGCCAGCGCGAGCTGGTGGAGCAGTTGGCGGCGGAAGGGCTCTGA
- a CDS encoding protoporphyrinogen/coproporphyrinogen oxidase yields the protein MKQFDAIVIGAGISGLSFASHAAAKGLDTLVLEKSDRPGGCFHSHRFQGSAEGFWLELGAHTCYNSYGGLLELMERHGLMQSILPREKVSFKMLVGNEVKSIPSQLSFVELFTSAWQLFTLKKEGESVASYYGRIVGRKNYKNVFGPAFNAVISQRADDFPADMLFNKRPRRKDVIKSFTLKGGLNSVIDGLVAARGITLQTGVEVVRVSKDASGYEVELSDGTVYRAPRLTLAAPPPASAALAAGIAPELTKVLSALKLETIETVGVAVQKSKLQLPLLAGLIPIGEEFYSAVSRDTVAHDSYRGFSFHFKSGKLPLDAKLNRIAQVLKVKPEDLEQVVERESQLPSPVVGHKALTDEIDRLLQGSSLYLTGNYFAGMAVEDCIVRSRKEFERLAATL from the coding sequence ATGAAGCAATTCGACGCCATCGTGATAGGAGCAGGGATCAGCGGTCTCAGTTTCGCCAGTCATGCAGCCGCCAAGGGACTCGACACCCTGGTCCTTGAAAAGAGCGATCGTCCCGGCGGATGTTTCCATTCACACCGCTTCCAGGGAAGTGCCGAAGGCTTCTGGCTCGAGCTCGGCGCCCACACCTGCTACAACTCTTACGGCGGGCTGCTCGAGCTCATGGAGCGCCACGGGCTGATGCAGAGCATCCTTCCGAGGGAGAAGGTCTCCTTCAAGATGCTGGTCGGCAACGAGGTGAAGAGTATCCCCTCACAGCTATCCTTCGTCGAGCTTTTCACCTCGGCCTGGCAGCTCTTCACACTGAAGAAGGAGGGGGAGAGCGTCGCATCGTACTACGGGCGCATCGTGGGGCGGAAGAACTATAAAAACGTCTTCGGTCCCGCCTTCAACGCGGTCATCTCGCAGCGCGCCGACGACTTCCCCGCCGACATGCTCTTCAACAAGCGTCCGAGGAGAAAGGACGTCATCAAGAGCTTCACCCTGAAGGGGGGACTGAACAGCGTCATCGACGGGCTCGTCGCCGCGCGTGGCATCACCCTGCAGACCGGTGTGGAGGTGGTCCGCGTCTCCAAGGATGCGTCCGGCTATGAGGTGGAACTCTCCGACGGGACCGTCTACCGTGCGCCGAGGCTCACCCTCGCCGCTCCGCCGCCGGCGAGCGCGGCGCTTGCCGCCGGCATCGCCCCCGAGCTCACCAAGGTGCTTTCCGCGCTCAAGCTGGAAACCATAGAAACGGTGGGGGTGGCGGTTCAGAAGAGCAAGCTGCAGCTGCCGCTTCTGGCCGGTCTGATCCCGATCGGTGAGGAATTCTACTCCGCCGTTTCCAGGGATACCGTCGCCCACGACAGCTATCGGGGCTTCAGCTTCCACTTCAAGTCCGGGAAGCTCCCGCTGGATGCCAAGCTGAATCGGATTGCCCAGGTGCTGAAGGTCAAGCCGGAGGATCTCGAGCAGGTGGTGGAGCGTGAGAGCCAGCTCCCGTCGCCGGTGGTAGGCCACAAGGCGCTCACCGACGAGATCGACCGGCTGCTGCAGGGAAGCAGCCTCTACTTGACCGGGAACTACTTTGCCGGGATGGCGGTGGAAGACTGCATCGTGCGCTCGAGGAAGGAGTTCGAGAGGCTGGCGGCGACACTCTAG
- a CDS encoding peroxiredoxin, with product MSLEGQKAPDFRLQGSDGKEHSLKDYAGKLVVLFFYPKDNTPGUTAEAVGFAKLQPLFLQLGVVLVGISKDSLKSHEKFVADFKLPFTLLSDPDASVMKAYGAFGEKVQYGKTTMGVIRSTVVLAPEGTVIRHWTKIAKASEHPDKVLDFFKMLAKG from the coding sequence ATGTCACTAGAAGGCCAGAAGGCGCCGGATTTCAGGCTCCAAGGGAGCGACGGGAAGGAACATTCGCTGAAGGATTACGCGGGGAAACTCGTGGTGCTCTTCTTCTACCCCAAAGACAACACCCCCGGCTGAACCGCTGAAGCGGTCGGCTTTGCGAAGCTGCAGCCGCTTTTCCTCCAGTTGGGGGTCGTGTTGGTCGGTATTTCCAAGGATTCCCTGAAGTCGCACGAGAAGTTCGTCGCCGACTTCAAGCTCCCGTTCACCCTACTCTCCGACCCGGACGCGTCGGTGATGAAGGCATACGGCGCCTTCGGTGAGAAGGTTCAGTACGGCAAGACCACTATGGGGGTGATCCGCTCCACGGTGGTGCTCGCGCCTGAGGGAACCGTGATCAGGCACTGGACCAAGATCGCGAAGGCCTCTGAACACCCTGACAAGGTGCTCGATTTCTTCAAGATGCTGGCAAAAGGCTGA